The following proteins come from a genomic window of Nicotiana tomentosiformis chromosome 12, ASM39032v3, whole genome shotgun sequence:
- the LOC117273061 gene encoding uncharacterized protein: protein MISSSNFIHKTHYEILGVKEDADFEEIRKAYRSAILCFHPDKQQKPSETSNSKCLTENKFLEIQRAWETLGNPRSRALYDGELLALRQDVAIAEYVSLEDLTIQDSGDVIELSYPCRCGDHYFIDSLELADTGCSISIEGCTVFLLTSKSLPAFIVLPCGSCSLKVRLLINGDTRLHRDVHL from the coding sequence ATGATTTCGAgcagcaacttcattcataagaCTCACTATGAGATCCTAGGTGTGAAGGAAGATgcagattttgaagaaatccgtAAAGCCTATCGGTCAGCCATACTTTGTTTTCATCCAGACAAGCAGCAAAAGCCATCAGAAACATCCAATTCTAAGTGTCTGACAGAAAACAAATTTTTGGAGATACAGAGAGCTTGGGAAACCCTTGGCAACCCGAGGTCACGTGCACTTTATGACGGTGAATTGCTAGCTTTGAGACAGGACGTAGCAATTGCTGAATATGTTAGCTTAGAGGACCTTACAATTCAAGATTCTGGTGATGTTATAGagctttcttatccttgtagatgTGGTGACCACTACTTTATTGATTCTTTAGAATTGGCTGACACGGGTTGTTCAATATCAATAGAAGGGTGTACAGTCTTTTTGCTGACCTCTAAATCTTTGCCAGCATTTATTGTGCTTCCTTGTGGATCTTGCTCACTTAAAGTTCGCCTACTGATTAATGGCGATACTAGGCTTCACAGAGATGTTCACTTGTAA
- the LOC104118670 gene encoding probable E3 ubiquitin-protein ligase RHG1A has product MQGRRSTFGSLQESLGFSHGSTSSDGGADQQICWNNLQDPAQNHLPDYMVSSNETNFPFFDPVSQERQNVTGWSLGESSSSITPNCASQSEQKTDHGRSSTMTTYPGPSHFCNEQQYGSSDILSLSNTEENLNSHRIDNITLFSRGYSSSTIPHDISRNPVFEGHSDDNDDDGDSQVMECTPYNSDRPGKEQKSSASTSGTNGYLMDDSDGRPDSTLDGRRFCKRKAFEGYLAQSSGSGSSNYIPLAENDLWDSTPAPPHSMSTGANISAPTESNRSINMSEQVIPRLGLTMGGAVTETPLDTLASRSQRNFRVRINGSLQQDYLPSNPFPAVDDVGNVNLSSEQQLPELLPNISLDLRSISAADSGNTQRQPVVMHVPSLHRRAHTRWNSASSSRTGSSSSFSGERNSATFEEPNSRSVSRNISQHPMFIPSTDGRNWNQNLANWSLAGRNISVAGNVASTSRNSSSSGVHTSPPTRVLHRSPQYHRRLQELVRRSLLSSDGAESGGHSGNNRPLHLSSAVSQEMALSGNHEHRTSSSRSAMMSERHLDGATGVPYSWRNLAAARERRSRVVFEIRNVLDLMRRGEGLRFEDVMMLDQSIFFGIPDIHDRHRDMRLDVDNMTYEELLALGERIGDVCTGLTEETILSRLKQRNYICIKTEEPEDAEPCCICREEYNDGDDLGTLNCGHDFHAGCIKQWLMQKNICPICKTTGLTT; this is encoded by the exons ATGCAGGGGCGACGGAGTACCTTCGGTTCCCTTCAAGAATCTTTAGGTTTCAGTCATGGTTCTACGTCTAGTGATGGTGGTGCAGATCAGCAGATATGCTGGAATAATTTGCAAGATCCTGCACAAAATCACCTGCCAGATTATATGGTATCTTCTAATGAGACCAATTTTCCATTTTTCGACCCTGTGAGCCAAGAGAGACAGAACGTAACCGGGTGGAGTTTAGGAGAATCCAGCTCCTCAATTACACCGAATTGTGCAAGTCAGAGTGAACAGAAAACAGATCATGGAAGGTCATCCACGATGACTACTTATCCTGGACCTTCACATTTCTGTAACGAACAGCAATATGGGTCTTCTGACATTCTGTCATTGAGTAATACTGAAGAAAATTTAAACAGCCATCGAATAGATAACATCACTTTATTTTCTCGAGGTTATAGTTCTAGCACTATTCCTCATGATATCAGCAGAAATCCAGTATTTGAGGGGCACAGCGACGATAATGATGATGACGGTGACTCTCAAGTGATGGAGTGTACTCCATACAACTCTGATAGACCAGGAAAAGAGCAAAAATCATCTGCTAGTACTTCTGGAACTAATGGATATTTGATGGATGATAGTGATGGCAGGCCAGACAGTACACTGGATGGTCGGCGCTTTTGTAAGAGAAAAGCATTTGAAGGATATCTAGCGCAATCTTCAGGGAGTGGTAGTTCTAATTATATTCCTCTTGCTGAGAATGACTTATGGGATTCTACACCTGCTCCTCCACATAGTATGAGTACAGGTGCAAATATCTCTGCTCCAACAGAAAGTAACAGAAGCATCAATATGTCAGAGCAGGTGATCCCAAGACTTGGGCTTACCATGGGAGGAGCTGTTACAGAAACTCCTCTTGATACACTGGCTTCAAGATCACAGAGAAATTTCAGGGTGAGGATTAATGGCTCACTTCAGCAAGATTATCTTCCTAGTAATCCCTTTCCTGCTGTGGATGATGTTGGAAATGTTAATCTGTCATCTGAACAGCAATTACCAGAGCTCCTTCCTAATATCTCTTTGGATTTGAGGTCTATATCTGCTGCAGACAGTGGAAATACTCAAAGGCAGCCTGTTGTAATGCATGTTCCTTCTCTGCATCGACGTGCACATACTAGGTGGAATTCAGCATCAAGTTCAAGAACTGGCAGTTCATCAAGTTTTTCTGGTGAGAGAAATTCAGCAACATTTGAAGAGCCTAACTCAAGAAGTGTGTCAAGAAACATCTCACAACATCCTATGTTCATACCTTCAACTGATGGGAGAAACTGGAACCAAAATCTTGCCAACTGGAGTTTAGCTGGAAGAAATATTTCTGTTGCTGGAAATGTCGCATCCACATCTCGCAACAGCTCCAGTTCAGGGGTCCACACATCCCCTCCTACTAGGGTTCTCCACAGATCTCCTCAATATCATCGGAGACTGCAAGAATTAGTCCGTAGATCTTTGTTGTCTTCAGATGGCGCTGAATCTGGAGGTCATAGTGGTAATAATCGTCCACTACATTTGAGTTCTGCTGTCTCACAGGAGATGGCACTATCTGGAAACCATGAGCATCGTACATCGAGTTCAAGGTCAGCAATGATGTCGGAGCGGCATCTTGATGGTGCTACCGGAGTCCCCTATTCCTGGAGGAATTTGGCTGCTGCACGTGAACGAAGAAGCAGGGTAGTCTTTGAG ATTCGCAATGTGTTAGATCTTATGCGCAGGGGAGAGGGCCTAAGATTTGAG GATGTTATGATGCTTGATCAGTCAATCTTCTTTGGGATTCCGGATATTCATGATCGCCATAGGGATATGCGGCTTGATGTTGATAATATGACATATGAG GAATTACTGGCACTTGGGGAGCGCATTGGGGATGTTTGCACTGGGCTAACCGAAGAAACTATTTTGAGTCGTTTGAAGCAGCGAAATTATATTTGCATAAAAACAGAAGAACCTGAGGATGCAGAACCATGCTGCATATGTCGG GAAGAATATAACGATGGAGATGATCTTGGAACACTGAATTGCGGCCACGACTTTCACGCTGGCTGCATTAAGCAATGGCTCATGCAGAAGAATATATGCCCGATTTGCAAAACAACAGGGCTGACTACGTGA